The genomic interval AAGACCTACCACTGCTGtttgtttctaaatttttttaaaaggaattccAATTCCTTACATTGGAATTTAAGGGGGAAAGAGATGGAGTGGTAGGGAAACCTTATCCTAAGACAGCTTAGTTAGAATATTTAGCCCCTGTCCTATGTGACATAAATTTTCCTCCCCAGTGTTGTGACTTGAGATTATGTCTTCACTCCCTTCTTCCTGAATATGGTCCACTCACTGAACAGACAGAGCTCTCTTGTCCCACCCAGAAGACAGCACTCACAGCTGCAGAACACAACTTTCTACACTTTTTAAGACAGTAAAAGGCAGGCTTAAAAAACACAATTTCCTAAACTGTGTGTGATTAAAAACACCGCTTCACACAAGGTGAGGGTacactttccattttcccctctggatATAAAAGTATTATGAGAGATCCAAACATTGAGGCATCAGTAAAAAGTATAGTGCTGCTGTTCCTACCATGTTACCATTTATGGAATAAAATTAACGCCCCAAAGAAATCTTCACAAATGAGAAAGCAATTTGTCAAAAACTGCAAGAAATGGtatacattaaatataaaactCATATACAAAAAAAGGctaacttttttaaaaaaagtttggaCAGTTCCTTAAAATTATCTAGTTCATCAATTTCAGCCTACCACACACTTACTTTGGACTATAATAAAATAACTAGGGGAGGTAAAATACTATTCAGATGCTTCAGTTGGAGAACTGAGGTACCAGTCTTGATGACTGCATTAAAACTGCAGCATGTGTGCATAGTCGAGAAGGAACAGCTCCTACACActgcttccctcctcctcctgtgtcATGCCAGCATTGAACTCTGGAATCTGGTCTGCAAAGGACTGTGTCATCCACTGTCCGTTAGGAACTTCACCGAAGGACGACCCCTCGCAGTACTTTGGATTGCTTCCtgctgaacaaacaaaaatcacaaaaaacaaaacaaacaaaaattgtttttgcGGTTGACACTACAGACTCTCTGTTCCCAGCAATGGCTGCAGACTGAATGCCCCAAGCTCTTTACCAGTTCCATTTGAAGACAAGCTGCACTGGTCAGTGTCATATGGTGCACGGTCACAGTAAGCTCCTCCATATGCTGCTTCATAGCCTGGGTCATACTTTTCCTCTTTGACAGCCATCTTTTTAGCAtcctctgcagaaacagaacACCTCAAGCATTaatatttagaataaaaattatcaaaGAGCACTTTTatcagaaaacatttgaaaaatggTCACAAATTCTACAAGATAATCCCTGTTTCCCTTAGATAATTTAGACTGTATTAAAGAGAACTGAATCTGTAATTCTATACCACACAGTTTAGAGAATCTAAATATATCTCCCCCTcccaataaattatttatttctttctgcttgggAAACTGCTAGTACTGCACACAACATTACATTTTAATGAAgtgtaaacaaaaaaacaacaatacCTTGTGCAAGTTGCAAGTCAAAGGTGTACTGCACCTCCTGGACCTCTGTGTTGGGTGCAATGCCTTTCAGTTGATCCCTTAAGTCTTTCAGCTTAATGTAATAATGAACTTTATCTTGGGCTCGAGGAAACTGAGCACATCTTGCACTGGACGATGGCATAACGTAGCAGAGCTTGAGacaaagagcaagaaaaacagcattACTGATCCTCGAGCTATTGGTTAATACTTAGTGCATTTGGAACAACAGTTAAGCTCACTGTTTTAACAGTTTGTACAAACTTCAGCTAATGTCACAGGTGGTTGTGGAAGGGGCTAAAatgagttttcatttttcttggcCAGCCATCTGTCTTGCCCTGAAGACAGGGGCTCATTACTAGCAGCTAAGTGAGCACAATTTTCACCAGTTATTTATGTGCTGCACGAGAAGCAGTACCCATGCATGCTACAAGAGAGCAGAGCACACTCCAAAACTCCCTGAacaagcagagctctgagccagGTCATAGAGGAGTACATGACAGCATGCAAAGAGCCCAAACCAGTGAGGGAGGCAGCACAGGTTAATTAGCTCGGCTTCTTGGCCAAGTGCATTTGCATGACATACGCCAGGCTGTGAAATTGTTAGTGTAGCTGGAGCCAGCTTCAGTGTTTCTATCTCTGCCAATAGCCCTAACTAAAGATATCAGGTTagttcaggaaaaacaaactgtaTTCAATACTTCTATTACCATGCATCTTTATGAACAAGTACCAGTAAAGGGGATTATTTATCTTTCTTACAAATACATCTACTGCAGAAGTCCTTAAGAGCTACTTAAGGAGCAAGCACTTTATCCAATGATTCTTCAGGCTCTAATGGCAACACTTCCACCTTTAGAGAAAGGCAGCTGAAACTTGCAGCACCAGTAATTGAGGATAGAAAAACAATCCAAACTTTTGAACTGACAAGGTAATGAAGCTTTAGAACAAGCTACCTTGGCAAGCAGCGTAATTGCCTTTGCTTTAACCTGTTTATAAGAACACATTAAACAAACCAATTGCTATTGATACATAGCCAGTCTCTTGAGATATTTTTCAGCAATAGAGGTCTATGAGTAATACACTCCTCATCAAATCGCTTGTTTTATCTTAAGCATCCAATTTAACTTCAAACTGCAGATCAGCTTAAGGAGACCCAGTCTGACAGAAGTGCTAAGGTATGCTCAGATCCAATGCTGAAGGGTCACGTGCAGTGGCACAAGGATGGACTTGCTGTTCTTtcttccctgctgtggcactgaaTGGTCATGGTCAGTATCAAAATCCAGGAATAAAAATACCCAGGAATTGGACACAGAGGATCAGACGAAAATTACCATAAAAGCAGGCATGTGTTCTATTTTAGGTAGTCCTCAGAGAATGCACCAGCCTACTTACCATAATATACCATTTCTCAAATGAAGTCTGAAAGTCTGAAGAAGCTGTGTTAAAGATGTGTTCAAAAACTTCACTACTCCCCTTTGTCTAAGTAAAAACCTTTCACACCCCTTGTACGTCGGTCAAACTGGTGTTATCCTAAGTGTCTGCAAGGCCTGAGATTTcattagtttttaaataatcaaaatGGAGTGCCTTAGTTTTGCTTCTCAGTCTCAATACTTACAGTTTCTGTATCTGGCACTTTGTGTGGCTGCAGCCCAAATTCCAAGTTCTTAACTTTAATTCCAAAAACTTCTTTACTAAAAATTTCATAAatacctaaaataaaaatacagggtaagtgggaaaaaaaaaaagctactgacagaaaaaaattcatttaaaagtaaaagttctcacattttccattaaaagcTGCTATACGAGGTTTATACTTTTGTAGCTTCTGCATCAGAATTCGCCCTCCTTCCCGAAACTCTTTGCTAAAAGACAAAGTACTCAAAATTATAATCACAACTATTAATCCATTAACAAGCCTGATATTTCCCTCTGTCGTCTTACCTGGAGAGGTCTTTGCTTCCAGGTGTTGTCCTTTCAACCATGTTTGTAAATCCAATTCCATATTTATGTGGCAAGGTGTGGTCATCCATGTGGTTCAGCTGTTCATTACTTAGACCAGACATGAACAGACACTTCCCTGTGAAGTAGGAAGACAGATATGCATTTGcctttttccaaggaaaagaaaacagaaccaaaaaatTCCACTGACTACCAGAGTACTAGAACGCTAAAGAAAGAATCTATTTTAACAAAGTATCAGTTAATTAGGGAAGACTACTGCCCTATCCAGAAAGGCTTAAAATAGCCAATATTACTTTACCTATTCCAGGAGAACAAAAAGGCCCCAGTGAACAGGAATTCCTCATCATGATCATGCAAACCAGTCTTTTATTCTAAAAGCTCAGTACAGAGCTTTAGATTTTGTGATTCACATAAGCAGTGACCAATATGGATTTGGGGAGAAAGAATGTGGCAAAATAGAATGTGTCAGCTTTCTTTAACAATCTTGCCATTGCTTCTCCTGGCACTGGGCCTCTCTGACAGAACCTGCTGTCTTGAACTCTCATTTAGCATGTAAAAATCCCtctctgaagaaagaaaaaaccccaacaaaccaaaacccaggagaaaaacaaagaacaaattaGTTTAATTAAAATGCCACAATTTCTAACAAAGTTCTGCaaatgctaaaaaaagaaaggaaaacaaaaacatacaaaaatggTTTCCAGGTCCTGGGTAATGATGTCCTTTGTAAGCTGCCATCAGGCCAGGGTTTATGCCAATCTACAAAGATACAAGTCCATTTTAACAATCACAACATGGCTTGCTAGTCAAGAATTCAATCAAGTTACCATAAGGATGCTTATTCAATTCTCTGAGTTACTCTATAAACAAAAACATATTAATGGTACCTTCCACCATTATTTCAAAAAACCTGACAATTTTGCAGCAGTGTCTTGTTTAGATGTGCAAGGTCAaaagagcagctcagagggTGAAGAGCTTCCAGGAAATAAAGCACTGAGTTATGTGCTGTCAAGAATCTGTACTCAATGTGAGCCTTAGGTTTCTCAGAAATTAGGGCTAAGTTACTATGGCtttaacagaaaatgcaaagcagctCTACACACAGGAAACAGTTTATGTACTTTATCTTGCAAGATCTTGCCACATAAGCAATACAGATGAGTAAGCAGAAAGAGTGTAAATCATAACAAGTAAATACAAGACTTTTCTACCTAATCTTGTAACTCTGAGTTACTCACTATCACAATGTCCAGATCAAAGGTCAAAATATCAGGCAAAGTCTTGGTCAGAAGTTCAGCTTCAGATACACCATTAAAACGGTCCACTTTTCTTTTGACTTTAAAAGTGTCTGTGATCTTTTCTTGTTTGCCTTTTGACTTggctggtttttcttttttagcagCAGGCTTTTTGGGTTGCTTTGGCTCAGttgctttggcttttcttttccttcccccttttttaacttctgaaaCACACAACAAATATTATTCTTGTACATTTTCAGTGTTGCAGCATGGATATTCAAATAGACTCAGCTAAATGTATGGACACAGACAGAAATCAAAGAGGTAAATTTACCTTcaaaattcattaatttaaacAACACACATGAAGCTTCCTCATCTTCTGGCTCTTAAAATTTAGAGAttcaggcagcacaggcactggcCATGACATGACCACCCAGAGattgctctctctctctctctctctctctctctctctctgtatgTTCACTAATAATGTTGAGCTGTAGAACAGTGTCACTTTCCAACAGTTTGTCTTTGTTTAAACAAGCCACACTAAACTAAACAATTTTTAGTAACAAATTCCCTACTTGTGATTACTACAACAAACTAAGGAAccattcaaacaaaaaatattgaaaataaacagtattATACTGTACTTCTCTTGCAGAAAGTTAAAAACCAGGTATTTTGAAGCCagaattgaaaaaaaccaaaactttctCTAGCATAATATTAAAACCCATGacttcagctaaaaaaaatgcatttatccattgaaaaaaaatctgcttttcttggaGTAAGATAATTGTGTGGTACTGAACAATGTGCATACATTCACATGAGTTTACTTCCTGTCTTTTTAATTGTCTGTTAGAACATGGTTCTTGAAGAATACAATTATTCAATACTTCTGCAGTgagcagcaagaaaaggaaatcaataGGTCCAAGGAAGCAGTTTAAGAGCAATACTTTTTTCCCAATCAATCACTCTCACTTCAGCTCAGTAGCACAGCCCTGTCAAGCTACCTTTCGGAAGCTCCTGAGCAACGTTTGGCTCTGGAATGCTCTCTAGAGTCGGCTGCTCAGTCATCATTTCCATATTGGGCACTGCAGTCATCATCTGATGGAAGGGGAACGAGTAAAACGCTTGAGCTTGCTGAAGATATGCGTAGTATCttagagagggagaaagagagaaataatttatcaACAATTTAGAAACTTATTGATGTACCAAACAGAAAAGTTTGATGCAAAATCAAACTTTATCAAGGCTGGCATGTACTGCACTTACATTCTCTGATGACTCTGTTAACAAGGCACTAAATTATCCACACCACTAAAGCAGTCTGGCTGCTTAGCTGGTATCAGTTAACCCCAACATTAACAGCACAGTTCTCTTGTGATTGCTATGATGTGGAATTAACACAGCACTTGTAAGGGAAGAGTagagtttttctctctctcttttttttgggtAAAAACACTGCAGCACACATTTCCAAAGCAAACCGTCTATCAAACAGACCAACAATTTACAACACATGTTGAGCTAAAGCTCTCTGGACTTCCACAAGCTTCCCAAATTTTAGATCTTTTTTATGTGGCGTCAGTTGCTTGATCTGGTAAGATACAGAATGGATGAATCATTCAGGGCTATAAAGCATTATGAACACACACAGCATTTGTTACTATGCAGATTATTAAACAGCTTTAACAAATTGCGTGGCAGATGTTGTCCTGCTATCACACACTGGATCCCAACACAAGGATTGCAGTTATTCTGTTATTCTATCTTAttgttcacacacacacagatcctTCCACTCTCCTATGcataaagacatttttccatAGTCAGCGCTCTCCCTCCACACATTTATTAGTCATATGCAGCCCTCACgttcatttctgctttattttgtcaCTCCCTTCTACCCACGCAGCCTTCTTGTCCACAGCTTCTACTGCCTTACAAATACATAGGAAGGACTTGGCGAGCAGtagattttcaggaaataattttatcatcTCAGAGCTATAATTAAAAAcaccaaataatttttagataTAGAAATATTTGTCCAAGAAAGCCAATGGCATCTTGTATTAGCAATAGTGTGGCCaacaggaccagggcagggattgccCCCCTGGacttggcactgctgtggccacATCTTGAGCACACATTCAGTTTTGGGCCTCTCACTACAGGAAGGTactggagcgtgtccagagaagggcaacagatctggggaaaggtctggagcagctggggatgtttaccccagagaaaaaggaagctcaggggtgaccttatcactc from Ficedula albicollis isolate OC2 chromosome 1A, FicAlb1.5, whole genome shotgun sequence carries:
- the TDG gene encoding G/T mismatch-specific thymine DNA glycosylase isoform X2, with product MASMLAASARRYLGQGTPAGMAAGAGPAHGPRRTCVIPAAAGRGKGTGKREEGAEARPQRGASRQAGYYAYLQQAQAFYSFPFHQMMTAVPNMEMMTEQPTLESIPEPNVAQELPKEVKKGGRKRKAKATEPKQPKKPAAKKEKPAKSKGKQEKITDTFKVKRKVDRFNGVSEAELLTKTLPDILTFDLDIVIIGINPGLMAAYKGHHYPGPGNHFWKCLFMSGLSNEQLNHMDDHTLPHKYGIGFTNMVERTTPGSKDLSSKEFREGGRILMQKLQKYKPRIAAFNGKCIYEIFSKEVFGIKVKNLEFGLQPHKVPDTETLCYVMPSSSARCAQFPRAQDKVHYYIKLKDLRDQLKGIAPNTEVQEVQYTFDLQLAQEDAKKMAVKEEKYDPGYEAAYGGAYCDRAPYDTDQCSLSSNGTGSNPKYCEGSSFGEVPNGQWMTQSFADQIPEFNAGMTQEEEGSSV
- the TDG gene encoding G/T mismatch-specific thymine DNA glycosylase isoform X1, giving the protein MASMLAASARRYLGQGTPAGMAAGAGPAHGPRRTCVIPAAAGRGKGTGKREEGAEARPQRGASRQAGYYAYLQQAQAFYSFPFHQMMTAVPNMEMMTEQPTLESIPEPNVAQELPKEVKKGGRKRKAKATEPKQPKKPAAKKEKPAKSKGKQEKITDTFKVKRKVDRFNGVSEAELLTKTLPDILTFDLDIVIIGINPGLMAAYKGHHYPGPGNHFWKCLFMSGLSNEQLNHMDDHTLPHKYGIGFTNMVERTTPGSKDLSSKEFREGGRILMQKLQKYKPRIAAFNGKCIYEIFSKEVFGIKVKNLEFGLQPHKVPDTETLCYVMPSSSARCAQFPRAQDKVHYYIKLKDLRDQLKGIAPNTEVQEVQYTFDLQLAQEDAKKMAVKEEKYDPGYEAAYGGAYCDRAPYDTDQCSLSSNGTAGSNPKYCEGSSFGEVPNGQWMTQSFADQIPEFNAGMTQEEEGSSV